Proteins found in one Pontibacter sp. SGAir0037 genomic segment:
- a CDS encoding metallophosphoesterase codes for MRTRHILRQFVRSLYLPFLLLAAFACAPTTLYYSPQVRDWEQVKQNPQNKLLYTVFLIGDVGAPSLDPQEPSLKLMQQQMQEAGAQSTTIFLGDNIYHNGLPEPGKLDREISEKRINAQLDVLKGYPGEKYMIPGNHDWNHSGRGGLEAILREQRYVNEYLSEENIEAGGDFFVPGNGCPGPYEVKISDDLVLIAIDSEWWLHPFDRPYGTNTACGAATEIEFLVQLEDIIKKNSGSDIMVVAHHPLMSRGAHGGFFSLKDHIFPLTMLRDWMYLPLPVIGSIYPFARKYGGILQDIPHPRYQAYKDGLLAIFEKYDNITYAAGHEHALEYFKYNDLPHIVSGSGCKVQYIKPGGGVSYVHKEKGFAKVLYYENGEAWTEFWVPEGDGSTGKIAFRTQLYTKKRAKEEPLVQDNKDYTDSTITVVPNRNYLITGLKEKLLGSHYRQEWTTPVTVPVLDMKRELGGLTPYQRGGGTETVTLKVRNPEAREYTLRTVNKDPTLKLPEYLHETPARALLQDQISAQHPYAALAIPKLADAAHIFHTNPKLVYVPNTPYLRQYQEEFSNTLTYLEEDADENHEDVASLGNAENLVGTDKVLQELQEDNDNQVDEQAYARARLFDMLIGDWDRHEGQWRWAEQKKEGPGKLYIPVPEDRDQAFFKADGVLPWLAMRRWSIQYVQNFGYEIDDVIGLNLNALTLDRTLTSTLTRQDWVRHAQEIKASITDAVIEEAINQWPKNIVALSGEEIKAKLRARRDQLPQVAAQFYEHMAVMVDVAGSKKHEHFVVERLNDSETRLTIYKTSKEGEVRDTLYRRTFYTNETKEIRLYGLGGLDQYDITGDVNRGIIVRLIGGYEQDRITDISRVSGLKRHTVIYDSKEGNQISFGPESKDKTSTYLDVHFYDRDNYKLPKKGPTVSLEFNKDDGPFLGAGYRIRTQQFRKSPYASEQKLEANYAFYTRSFNFAYKGDFREVFRNWHLNVTALVQGPQYQRNFYGFGNDTQGDDRSSAGGDTFYRVRYNRLGLDAYLYHELAKFFKIGIGPTYDRFRVRNMGNETFLVQEARAGRLQPGTYNLEEGGFNSQHYVGLAAFANLDVLGDQNEANPRIGMRWHNRISYNKQVDAEQLSYTNISSAFSFYLTPNFPFRLTWAGRVGASHNFGDFRFYQANALSGQDNLRGYRRTRFSGRSVIYGNAEARLQLFDANLYLTPARFGVLALFDAGRVYYEGDKKQPFLRSLHTGVGGGIWVDLLDNNVGTLSYAVGEGTSQLLASIGFLF; via the coding sequence ATGAGAACTAGACACATACTGCGACAATTTGTACGCTCCTTATACCTTCCCTTTCTTTTGCTGGCTGCCTTTGCATGTGCGCCTACAACACTCTATTACAGCCCCCAGGTGCGCGATTGGGAGCAGGTAAAACAAAATCCGCAGAACAAACTGCTCTATACCGTTTTCCTGATTGGTGATGTGGGAGCACCTTCTCTCGATCCGCAGGAGCCCTCTCTGAAACTGATGCAGCAGCAAATGCAGGAGGCAGGAGCACAAAGCACCACAATTTTTCTGGGCGATAACATCTATCATAACGGACTGCCGGAGCCTGGTAAGCTGGATCGTGAGATATCGGAAAAGCGTATTAATGCGCAACTGGATGTTTTAAAAGGATATCCGGGAGAGAAATACATGATACCTGGCAACCACGACTGGAACCACAGCGGGCGCGGTGGGCTGGAGGCCATTCTGCGGGAACAACGCTATGTAAACGAGTATTTATCAGAAGAGAATATAGAAGCCGGAGGCGATTTTTTTGTTCCTGGAAATGGTTGTCCTGGCCCGTATGAAGTAAAAATAAGCGACGACCTGGTATTAATTGCCATCGACTCTGAATGGTGGCTGCACCCGTTCGACAGGCCCTATGGTACAAACACAGCCTGTGGCGCTGCTACAGAAATAGAGTTCCTGGTGCAGTTAGAAGACATCATTAAGAAAAACAGCGGCAGTGATATTATGGTGGTGGCCCATCACCCGCTAATGAGCAGGGGGGCGCACGGAGGCTTTTTTTCGTTGAAGGATCATATTTTCCCGCTTACGATGCTGCGCGACTGGATGTACCTGCCTCTGCCTGTAATAGGCTCCATTTATCCTTTCGCCCGAAAATACGGTGGTATACTGCAGGATATTCCGCACCCACGCTACCAGGCGTATAAAGATGGGCTGCTTGCCATTTTTGAGAAGTACGATAACATAACCTACGCAGCAGGCCATGAGCACGCGCTGGAGTATTTTAAGTACAACGATCTGCCGCATATTGTAAGTGGCTCTGGCTGCAAAGTGCAATACATAAAGCCAGGCGGCGGAGTAAGCTATGTGCATAAGGAAAAAGGCTTTGCCAAGGTACTGTACTACGAAAATGGCGAAGCCTGGACGGAGTTCTGGGTGCCGGAAGGTGATGGCTCTACCGGTAAAATTGCCTTCAGAACGCAGCTTTATACCAAGAAAAGAGCGAAGGAAGAGCCACTGGTGCAGGATAATAAGGACTATACCGATAGTACAATAACGGTAGTGCCCAACAGGAATTACCTGATTACAGGCTTGAAAGAAAAGCTTTTAGGCAGCCATTACCGCCAGGAATGGACTACGCCTGTAACGGTGCCGGTGCTGGATATGAAGCGGGAACTGGGCGGGCTGACGCCTTACCAAAGAGGTGGAGGCACCGAGACAGTTACCTTGAAAGTAAGAAACCCGGAGGCCAGAGAATATACCTTGCGTACCGTTAACAAAGACCCTACTTTAAAATTGCCCGAATACCTGCATGAAACACCTGCCAGAGCTTTGCTGCAGGACCAGATATCGGCACAGCATCCGTATGCAGCCCTTGCTATTCCTAAACTGGCCGATGCCGCTCATATCTTTCACACGAACCCGAAATTAGTATATGTGCCGAATACGCCTTACCTGCGGCAGTACCAGGAGGAGTTTAGCAATACGCTTACTTACCTGGAAGAGGATGCAGACGAAAACCACGAGGATGTGGCCAGCCTCGGGAATGCTGAAAACCTGGTAGGTACCGATAAGGTGTTGCAGGAGCTACAGGAGGATAACGATAACCAGGTAGATGAGCAGGCTTACGCGCGTGCCCGCCTCTTCGATATGCTGATAGGCGACTGGGACAGGCACGAGGGACAGTGGCGCTGGGCAGAGCAGAAGAAAGAAGGGCCTGGCAAGCTCTACATTCCTGTTCCCGAAGACCGCGATCAGGCTTTTTTTAAGGCAGATGGAGTGCTGCCCTGGCTGGCCATGCGCAGGTGGAGTATCCAATATGTGCAGAACTTTGGCTACGAGATAGATGATGTGATAGGCCTGAACCTGAATGCCCTTACCCTCGACCGTACGCTCACATCTACCCTTACCCGGCAGGATTGGGTGCGCCATGCCCAGGAAATTAAGGCAAGTATAACAGATGCGGTTATAGAGGAGGCTATTAACCAGTGGCCGAAGAATATTGTAGCCTTATCAGGAGAAGAGATAAAGGCAAAATTAAGGGCGAGGCGGGACCAGCTGCCACAGGTTGCGGCACAGTTTTACGAACACATGGCTGTTATGGTAGATGTGGCAGGCAGCAAAAAGCATGAGCATTTTGTAGTAGAGCGGCTAAACGACAGCGAAACCAGGCTTACTATATACAAAACATCCAAAGAGGGAGAGGTGCGTGATACACTTTACCGGCGCACTTTTTACACCAACGAAACAAAGGAGATCCGCTTATATGGCTTAGGAGGCTTGGATCAGTATGATATAACAGGAGATGTGAACAGAGGAATTATTGTGCGCCTCATAGGTGGCTATGAGCAGGATCGCATTACCGACATCTCAAGGGTAAGCGGCCTGAAAAGGCATACGGTTATCTACGATTCCAAAGAAGGTAACCAGATCAGTTTCGGGCCCGAGTCAAAAGACAAAACTTCTACATACCTGGATGTGCATTTCTATGACAGGGACAACTATAAATTACCTAAAAAGGGACCAACGGTATCACTGGAGTTTAACAAAGACGATGGCCCCTTTTTAGGTGCTGGTTACCGCATTCGCACGCAGCAATTCCGCAAAAGCCCTTATGCATCGGAGCAAAAGCTGGAGGCTAACTATGCTTTCTATACCCGGTCTTTCAACTTTGCCTATAAAGGCGATTTCAGGGAGGTTTTCCGGAACTGGCACCTGAATGTAACGGCGCTGGTGCAGGGGCCGCAATACCAGCGCAATTTCTATGGCTTTGGCAACGATACGCAGGGCGACGACAGAAGTAGCGCCGGTGGCGACACGTTCTACAGGGTCAGGTATAACCGTTTAGGATTAGATGCTTATTTATACCATGAGCTGGCAAAGTTCTTTAAAATAGGTATAGGCCCCACGTATGATCGCTTCAGGGTGAGAAATATGGGCAATGAAACTTTCCTGGTGCAGGAGGCCAGGGCAGGAAGGCTGCAGCCGGGCACCTATAACCTGGAAGAAGGCGGTTTTAATTCGCAGCACTATGTCGGGCTGGCTGCCTTTGCCAATTTAGATGTTCTCGGCGATCAAAACGAGGCCAACCCAAGAATAGGCATGCGCTGGCACAACCGAATCAGCTATAATAAGCAGGTAGATGCAGAGCAGCTTTCCTATACCAATATCAGTTCGGCGTTCAGTTTCTACCTCACCCCTAATTTTCCTTTCAGGTTAACCTGGGCAGGGCGTGTAGGCGCTTCTCACAACTTCGGTGATTTTAGATTTTACCAGGCTAATGCCCTGAGCGGGCAGGATAACCTCAGGGGATATCGCCGTACCCGCTTTTCGGGCAGAAGTGTTATCTATGGGAATGCAGAAGCAAGGCTTCAGCTGTTTGATGCCAATCTGTACCTGACTCCCGCCAGGTTTGGTGTTCTGGCGCTGTTCGATGCAGGTAGGGTATACTACGAAGGAGATAAAAAGCAGCCGTTCCTGCGGAGCTTACATACTGGTGTAGGCGGTGGTATATGGGTCGATCTGCTGGATAACAATGTCGGAACGCTTTCTTATGCCGTAGGCGAAGGCACCAGCCAGTTGCTGGCAAGCATCGGCTTTCTTTTCTAG
- the ppk1 gene encoding polyphosphate kinase 1 produces MEKNTADKQKSYPLLNRELSWLAFNYRVLQEAKDRQVPLLERIKFMAIFSSNLDEYFKVRVATLKRLIKLKKKTRQQLSHDPTDTFDQVMQEVRRQQEELGEVFRDGILPDLRQNSIHLLTEHDLSPEQEEFVQQYFKEHIQHLLSPMLLDDTETNFFLKDQTIYLAICMSEPAQTAVQERRFILMEVPTRKHGGRFVKLPTVGEQRYVMFIDDVIRYCLPALYPEYTVFQSHAIKVSRDAELDIEDELSGDLMSKIRNSLKKRETGYPARLLYDPETPQDLLKAIVAHTGITEDELVAGSKYHNFRDFFQFPDFNLPDLKYSSQPTLLHPQLEQEPSILEAMQKKDYMVHYPYQSFDYVLRLFNEAAHDPKVTAISATLYRVADNSAIAKSLVKAAKNGKLVTVVVELKARFDEASNIFWAGKLQKAGANVILGVPDLKVHSKLGLIVRNEDGKLARYAYLSTGNYNEDTSKIYCDHALFTSDRRLTKDVEKVFNYFIDQQPDKNFEHLLVAPLTMREKFAELVDREINNARQGLPASMILKMNALQDESMIRKLYKASQAGVKIQLIVRGICCLIPGIEGLSELISVRSIVDRYLEHARVYIFHNNGKEEYYIASADWMTRNLNRRVEVAFPIYQEDIRKEMRALIDFQLADDMKARNVDNTYAQPVAPTHLRAQYATYHYLENQGKPEKIER; encoded by the coding sequence ATGGAAAAAAACACCGCCGATAAACAGAAGTCATACCCTCTTCTGAACCGGGAACTGAGTTGGCTCGCTTTTAATTACAGAGTTTTACAGGAAGCCAAAGACCGGCAGGTACCACTGCTGGAGCGCATTAAGTTCATGGCTATATTCTCGTCTAACCTGGATGAGTACTTTAAAGTAAGAGTGGCTACCCTGAAGCGCCTGATCAAGTTAAAGAAAAAGACACGCCAGCAGCTCTCCCACGACCCTACCGATACGTTTGACCAAGTAATGCAGGAGGTAAGGCGCCAGCAGGAAGAGTTAGGCGAAGTATTCAGAGACGGTATTTTGCCCGACCTGCGGCAGAACAGCATTCATCTGCTAACAGAGCACGACCTAAGCCCGGAGCAGGAAGAATTTGTACAGCAATATTTTAAAGAGCATATCCAGCACCTGCTATCGCCTATGCTACTGGATGATACAGAGACCAATTTTTTTCTGAAGGACCAGACTATTTACCTGGCCATCTGTATGTCGGAGCCAGCGCAGACTGCTGTGCAGGAGAGGCGGTTTATACTGATGGAGGTACCTACCCGGAAACATGGAGGCCGCTTTGTAAAACTGCCTACGGTAGGCGAACAGCGCTACGTCATGTTTATAGATGATGTTATCCGCTATTGCCTGCCCGCGCTGTACCCGGAGTATACTGTATTTCAGTCGCATGCCATAAAAGTTTCGCGCGATGCCGAACTGGATATAGAAGATGAACTGTCGGGCGACCTGATGTCTAAAATAAGGAACAGCCTAAAAAAACGTGAGACAGGTTATCCCGCCCGCTTACTTTACGATCCGGAGACACCGCAGGACTTGTTAAAGGCTATTGTTGCCCATACAGGTATAACAGAAGACGAACTGGTAGCAGGCAGCAAATACCACAACTTCCGCGATTTTTTTCAGTTTCCTGATTTTAACCTGCCAGACTTGAAGTATAGCTCGCAGCCTACATTGCTGCACCCGCAACTGGAGCAGGAACCAAGCATTTTAGAGGCCATGCAAAAGAAAGACTACATGGTGCACTACCCTTACCAGTCTTTCGATTACGTGTTACGTCTTTTCAACGAGGCCGCCCACGACCCGAAAGTAACGGCCATCAGTGCTACGCTTTACAGAGTAGCCGATAATTCAGCTATTGCCAAGTCGTTGGTGAAAGCTGCAAAAAACGGCAAACTGGTAACAGTAGTGGTAGAACTTAAAGCCCGCTTCGACGAAGCATCAAATATATTCTGGGCCGGAAAACTACAGAAAGCCGGAGCCAATGTTATTCTGGGGGTGCCAGACCTGAAAGTTCATTCGAAGCTCGGCCTGATTGTGCGAAACGAAGACGGAAAGCTTGCCCGCTATGCATACCTGAGCACAGGCAACTACAACGAAGACACCTCTAAAATATACTGCGACCATGCCCTTTTTACCTCCGACAGGCGGCTTACCAAGGATGTTGAGAAGGTATTTAATTACTTTATAGATCAGCAGCCAGACAAAAATTTTGAGCACCTGCTGGTGGCTCCGCTAACGATGCGCGAAAAATTTGCAGAGCTGGTAGACCGAGAGATAAATAACGCCAGACAAGGTTTGCCTGCATCCATGATCTTAAAGATGAATGCCCTGCAAGACGAAAGCATGATCAGGAAGCTATATAAGGCCAGCCAGGCAGGTGTGAAAATACAGCTGATTGTGCGAGGCATTTGTTGCCTTATACCAGGTATAGAAGGTTTAAGCGAGCTTATTTCGGTACGGAGCATCGTAGACCGTTACCTGGAGCATGCGCGGGTATACATTTTCCATAACAATGGCAAAGAAGAATATTACATAGCATCAGCCGACTGGATGACACGCAACCTGAACAGGCGTGTGGAAGTAGCTTTCCCTATTTACCAGGAAGACATCAGAAAAGAAATGCGCGCTCTGATAGATTTCCAGTTGGCAGACGATATGAAAGCCCGTAATGTAGACAATACCTATGCCCAACCTGTAGCCCCAACACACTTACGGGCACAATACGCTACCTATCATTATCTGGAAAACCAAGGAAAGCCGGAGAAGATAGAAAGGTAA
- a CDS encoding Pycsar system effector family protein, with the protein MENQDIVKQASEYIFRLFKERLSKKLVYHNYRHTFETVKEARDLAQRYQLSADDLQDLVLAAWFHDTGYINTYSGHEDESVRFATEWLEAQQYPQERIELINNLILATRHGTEPQGLLQEILVDADISNIGKKSFFSIAELLRVELEIFQNRFFTDREWAQFQIDFLLSTTFRTHHAQQKFAEQLGLNIQEQRSRLHQETKKHKKEAKKKRETLAQPKRGIETMFRNTYRTHLNLSAIADNKANMMISLNAIIISVVITYLSAKTSVTGAEFAQHRSLLVPVGMLLLTTLASIVFAIVSAQPDVTSFTLNKKKIDTRKVNLLFFGNFTNLSLEDFQNGMHEIMRDKKSLYTNMITDIYYLGDVLNRKYKILRISYTIFMVGLVLTVAAFAVAVAYY; encoded by the coding sequence ATGGAAAATCAGGACATCGTAAAACAAGCCAGCGAATACATTTTCAGGCTCTTTAAAGAGAGACTATCTAAAAAGCTTGTTTACCACAACTACAGACATACTTTTGAAACGGTTAAAGAAGCCAGAGACCTGGCCCAACGGTACCAGCTATCTGCTGATGACCTGCAGGACCTTGTGCTGGCTGCATGGTTTCATGACACCGGTTATATTAATACCTATAGCGGCCACGAGGATGAAAGCGTGCGCTTTGCTACAGAATGGCTCGAGGCACAGCAGTACCCGCAGGAGCGCATTGAGCTGATCAACAACCTGATTTTAGCAACCAGGCATGGCACAGAGCCACAGGGGCTGCTGCAAGAAATACTCGTAGATGCCGATATATCAAATATCGGGAAGAAGTCTTTTTTCTCTATTGCGGAACTACTACGGGTAGAACTGGAGATTTTCCAGAACAGGTTTTTTACAGACCGGGAATGGGCCCAGTTTCAGATAGACTTCTTACTTTCCACTACATTTCGCACGCATCATGCGCAACAGAAATTTGCAGAGCAGCTTGGCCTGAATATTCAGGAGCAGCGCAGCCGCCTGCACCAGGAAACCAAGAAGCATAAAAAAGAAGCCAAAAAGAAACGGGAAACGCTGGCTCAGCCGAAAAGGGGTATCGAAACCATGTTTCGCAACACCTACCGCACCCACCTTAACCTAAGCGCCATTGCCGACAATAAAGCCAACATGATGATCAGCCTGAATGCTATTATCATATCGGTGGTTATCACTTATTTAAGTGCCAAAACTTCGGTAACAGGAGCAGAATTTGCGCAGCACCGCTCTTTGCTGGTTCCGGTAGGCATGCTACTCCTTACTACGCTTGCTTCTATTGTTTTTGCCATTGTATCGGCCCAGCCCGATGTTACCAGCTTTACACTTAATAAAAAGAAGATCGATACCCGTAAAGTAAACCTATTATTCTTCGGCAACTTCACTAACCTGAGCCTGGAAGATTTTCAGAACGGAATGCACGAGATCATGCGCGACAAAAAATCGCTTTACACCAACATGATTACCGATATTTATTATTTAGGAGATGTGCTTAACCGCAAGTATAAAATACTGCGTATTTCCTATACTATATTTATGGTAGGGCTGGTTTTAACAGTTGCAGCCTTTGCCGTTGCTGTAGCTTATTATTAA